The nucleotide sequence CCGGTGCACGGCCTCTTCCCCGGCCAGCAGGGCCTCGAGGGCCTGCTGGAGGGTCTCCGGGGCGTGGAGCGCGGCCAGGCGCTCGAGGTCCTCGCGCTCGGCGGCGAGGAGGTCCACGGCCTCCCCGGCCCCCCCGGCCCCGAGCAGGCGGATCACCAGGAGGTTCCGGAAGGTGCGGACGAGGTCCGAGAGCAACCGCTGGAGGTCCCCGCCGAAGTCGTAGCTCCGGTCCACCAGGGCGAGCACCCGGGAGACGTCCCGGGCGAGGATCGCCTCGGCGAGGTCCCGGAGGAGCACGGTGTCCACCACGCCCAGCGCCTCCGAGACCTCCTCCCGGGTCCGGGCCCCGTAGGCCGAGACCTGGTCGAGGAGGCTCAGGGCGTCGCGGACGCTCCCCTCCGCCTCCCGGGCGAGGAGGGCCAGGGAGGGGGCGTCGAGCCCGAGGCCCTCCGCCTCGACGATGCGCCGCAGGTGCTCGGCGAGGACGTCGGCGGGCAGGCGCCGGAACTCGTAGTGCTGGCAGCGGCTGTGGATGGTGGGCGGGATCCGGCGGGGTTCCGTGGTGGCGAAGACGAAGTAGACGTGGGGCGGCGGCTCTTCCAGGGTCTTCAAGAGGGCGTTGAAGGCCTCCTTGGTGAGCATGTGGACCTCGTCGAGGATGCAGACCCGGAAGCGGCCCCGGGCCGGCCGGAAGCGGATGTTCTCCCGGAGCTGGCGGACCTCGTCGATGCCCCGGTTGGAGGCCCCGTCCACCTCGAGGACGTCCACGGCCGTCCCGGCGGTGATCTCGCGGCAGGCCCCGCAGCGGTTGCAGGGGGTGGGGGTGGGGCCCTCGTCGCAGTTGAGGGCCTTGGCGAGGATCCGGGCCACCGAGGTCTTCCCGACGCCCCGGGGCCCGCTGAAGAGCAGGGCGTGGGCCAGCCGGTCGGAGGCGAGGGCGTTTCGCAGCGTCTGGGTGACGTGGCCCTGGCCCACCACCTCCTCGAAGGTCTGGGGGCGCCATTTGCGGGCGAGGACGAGGTAGGCCATGGTCACCGGGGGCGGACGGCGCTCCGCGGGCGGAGGTGCGTCGAGAATGATAGCCGGGCACCCCTGCAGCACACGAAGGGCCCCACTACCGTTGCTTCCTTCCGGACCTGGCGGGGTTCGCGGGGTTTCGTTGCGCAGGACCCGGCTATCAAAAGTGCCTGCATCGCAATGTGGCGGAGAGGGTGGGATTCGAACCCACGGTACCTTGCGGTACACACGCTTTCCAAGCGTGCTCCTTCGGCCACTCGGACACCTCTCCGAAGCCTCCAAGCTTACCGTATGCCGGGTCCAAGTCAACCCGGGCCGCGGCGCGGCGGGAAAAGGGGCTGGCGGAGAGGGTGGGATTCGAACCCACGGTCCCGCTTTTGGCGGGACAGGCGATTTCGAGTCGCCCCCGTTATGACCGCTTCGGTACCTCTCCGCCCGTTGCATCCGGCTGGCCGCCGGCCGCCCTCCGGGCCCGGAAGAAGGCCTGGATCAGCTCGCGGGCCGGCCCGGCCAGGACCCCGCGGGTGACCTCCACCCGGTGGTTGAGCCGGGGGTCCTGGACGACATTATACAAGGTTCCGCAGGCCCCCGCCCGGGGGTCGTCGGCCCCGAAGACCAGACGGCGGACGCGGGCGTGGACCAGGGCCCCCGCGCACATGGGGCACGGCTCGATCGTCACGTAGAGCGTGGTGCCCGTGAGCCGGTAGTTCCCGGTCCGCCGGGCGCCTTCCCGGAGGGCAAGGACCTCGGCGTGGGCCGTGGGATCCCCGGTCCCCACCGGGGCGTTGCCCGCGGCGGCGAGCACCTCGCCCCCGGCGTCCACCAGGAC is from Dissulfurirhabdus thermomarina and encodes:
- the dnaX gene encoding DNA polymerase III subunit gamma/tau produces the protein MAYLVLARKWRPQTFEEVVGQGHVTQTLRNALASDRLAHALLFSGPRGVGKTSVARILAKALNCDEGPTPTPCNRCGACREITAGTAVDVLEVDGASNRGIDEVRQLRENIRFRPARGRFRVCILDEVHMLTKEAFNALLKTLEEPPPHVYFVFATTEPRRIPPTIHSRCQHYEFRRLPADVLAEHLRRIVEAEGLGLDAPSLALLAREAEGSVRDALSLLDQVSAYGARTREEVSEALGVVDTVLLRDLAEAILARDVSRVLALVDRSYDFGGDLQRLLSDLVRTFRNLLVIRLLGAGGAGEAVDLLAAEREDLERLAALHAPETLQQALEALLAGEEAVHRSATPRLALEALLLRVCQMGAVASVDDVLRRLDALIAGGGPSDPPAPGGTLREAPAPGYGAGGGRGTESTPRGAPAPPPPGGKADRPLTAEAWAAFLGRIQREGTCPSLAPILAECAEVDPATGGVRVTCNHPIHQDMLQDAENRAILARLAREHFGRDVPIRVDGSAAPGGRKPAAATRQQALKEAPLVREALRVFNGRIDDVQPLGGGKPRP
- the tadA gene encoding tRNA adenosine(34) deaminase TadA, with product MTPALTDEAYMRMALREAEAAAGRGEVPVGAVLVDAGGEVLAAAGNAPVGTGDPTAHAEVLALREGARRTGNYRLTGTTLYVTIEPCPMCAGALVHARVRRLVFGADDPRAGACGTLYNVVQDPRLNHRVEVTRGVLAGPARELIQAFFRARRAAGGQPDATGGEVPKRS